From a region of the Rhipicephalus microplus isolate Deutch F79 chromosome X, USDA_Rmic, whole genome shotgun sequence genome:
- the LOC142776359 gene encoding uncharacterized protein LOC142776359 isoform X2: protein MWRGSMHGSLIWKDCNLLGSFEGTKLPNGWLQGRSISIRQDTGINNDSVTRGSVLHGHVQCIKNRAQKTNKYKGTASDCSPAQSLQQEKEHIVMSGAAAA, encoded by the exons atgtggcgtggaagcatgcatggcagcctcatctggaaggactgcaatctgcttgggagcttcgagggcacaaaactgcctaacggctggctgcaag gacgcagcatatccatccggcaagacactggtatcaacaatgatt cagtaacaaggggttcggtgctccacggtcatgtacagtgtatcaagaacagagcacagaagaccaacaagtataaagggactgccagtgactgttctcctgctcaaagtttacaacaggagaaagagcacattgtgatgtcaggagcagctgctgcttaa
- the LOC142776359 gene encoding uncharacterized protein LOC142776359 isoform X1 produces the protein MWRGSMHGSLIWKDCNLLGSFEGTKLPNGWLQGRSISIRQDTGINNDFPAVTRGSVLHGHVQCIKNRAQKTNKYKGTASDCSPAQSLQQEKEHIVMSGAAAA, from the exons atgtggcgtggaagcatgcatggcagcctcatctggaaggactgcaatctgcttgggagcttcgagggcacaaaactgcctaacggctggctgcaag gacgcagcatatccatccggcaagacactggtatcaacaatgatt ttccagcagtaacaaggggttcggtgctccacggtcatgtacagtgtatcaagaacagagcacagaagaccaacaagtataaagggactgccagtgactgttctcctgctcaaagtttacaacaggagaaagagcacattgtgatgtcaggagcagctgctgcttaa